The nucleotide window TCTGTTGGACGGGCTCGATGTGCCGGCGCGGCTGGAACGCGGCGCCACTCTGGGTGCGTTCGCCGTCGGTTATCCGGGGGACTGGGAGGCGCTGCCCACGCGCGCGGAACTGCGGCTGCGGGAACAGCAGAGCGGTACCACGGTGAGGTAGGAGGCTGCCGGACTTGGCCGGCGCGAGTACGGCCTCTAGCCCAGGAAGCCGACGAGCCGTTCTTCCAGACTGCCCAGATCGCTCGACTTCTTGAACTCGCACTCCCACACCGTCAGCACGTCCCAGCCTGCCTCGTGTAATTCCTGACGTTGCGCCGCGTCCCGGGCCGCGGTCCGCGACCGCTTTGCCTGCCAGAACTCGGTATTGGACTTGGGTTCGTGCTGGCCTACCTTGCAGCTGTGCGCATGCCAGAAGCAGCCATTGATGAAAATGACCTTGCGGCGCCCCGCAAAGACCAGGTCCGGCCGGCCGGGAAGCTTGGCTCCAGCGGCCGAGCCGTGCAGCCGATACCGGTAACCTCTGGCATGCAGCAGTCGGCGGACAATGAGTTCCGGTTTGGTGTTTTTGCCGCGGATCCGGGACATGTTGGCGCTGCGCTGCTCGGGGGTGAGCGAATCGGCCATACACCCATTTTAAGCTGCGGAACAATGGCGGCCCAATGCGGCCCCCAACCCCTATGCAGATAGTTATTGGACGATAGAATCGAATCACTGTCGCCGGCACCCGCGGTCTTCGGCGAGATCCGACAGAAGAAGGAACGCTATGGCCAACCACAGTCCCACCA belongs to Arthrobacter crystallopoietes and includes:
- a CDS encoding very short patch repair endonuclease produces the protein MADSLTPEQRSANMSRIRGKNTKPELIVRRLLHARGYRYRLHGSAAGAKLPGRPDLVFAGRRKVIFINGCFWHAHSCKVGQHEPKSNTEFWQAKRSRTAARDAAQRQELHEAGWDVLTVWECEFKKSSDLGSLEERLVGFLG